One genomic segment of Bremerella sp. JC817 includes these proteins:
- a CDS encoding DUF58 domain-containing protein: MPDSKKYLHPETLGRISKLELRARHVVEGFLSGTHRSPYFGQSIEFLQHREYAVGDDLRHIDWKVLGKHDRYVIKQYEEYTNLRCMLMVDASASMSYGDGPMTKYDYACTIAASLAYLILKQQDAVGCAVFDDSMRYRVPVLSKRTHLNTIVEALANQSPREKTDMQTICKQFAETYTSRGLVIVISDLFGDVEATSKGLRILRQRGHDVMVFHVMDDDELDFPFTGSTRFEGLELPDHLTCNPRALREGYLAAVNEFTASMRRECSKNTVDYALVRTRDSLATVLTTYLSNRLGMHHRN; the protein is encoded by the coding sequence ATGCCCGATTCCAAAAAATATTTGCATCCTGAGACCCTCGGGCGGATTTCCAAACTGGAACTTCGCGCTCGGCATGTGGTCGAAGGCTTTCTGTCCGGTACTCATCGTAGCCCATACTTTGGTCAGTCGATCGAGTTCCTCCAGCATCGCGAGTATGCCGTGGGGGACGATCTGCGCCATATCGACTGGAAAGTGCTCGGCAAGCACGACCGCTACGTTATCAAGCAGTACGAAGAGTACACCAATCTTCGCTGCATGCTGATGGTCGATGCCTCGGCCAGTATGAGCTACGGCGACGGACCGATGACCAAGTACGACTATGCGTGCACCATTGCGGCTTCGCTGGCGTACTTGATTTTGAAACAGCAGGACGCAGTCGGCTGTGCCGTGTTCGACGACTCGATGCGTTACCGAGTGCCGGTCCTCAGCAAACGGACCCATCTCAACACCATCGTCGAGGCCTTAGCCAACCAGTCTCCACGCGAAAAGACCGACATGCAGACCATCTGCAAGCAGTTCGCCGAGACCTATACGAGCCGTGGCCTGGTGATTGTTATCTCGGACCTGTTCGGCGATGTCGAAGCAACCTCGAAGGGGCTGCGGATTCTGCGTCAGCGAGGTCACGACGTGATGGTCTTCCACGTGATGGACGACGACGAACTCGACTTCCCGTTCACCGGCTCGACCCGGTTTGAAGGATTGGAACTGCCGGATCATCTGACCTGCAATCCACGAGCATTGCGGGAAGGTTACCTGGCGGCCGTCAACGAGTTTACCGCCTCGATGCGTCGCGAATGTAGCAAGAACACGGTCGATTACGCCCTGGTTCGTACCCGCGATTCCTTGGCGACTGTGTTGACGACCTACCTTTCCAATCGACTCGGCATGCACCACCGCAACTAA
- a CDS encoding trypsin-like peptidase domain-containing protein yields MQRNAFAKLGLLIVAACCVALPVGSLNAESTLREVTQDVQRKIVKIYGAGGLRGLESYQSGSLISPEGHILTAWSYVLDSSVITIVLDDGRHFVAELSAADPRFGIALLKIDAQNLPYFNLDEGVSPQAGDRILSFSNLFGIAAGDEAASVLSGYVSAVTPLEARRSAFPSAYHGPVLIVDAIVNNPGAAGGVLTDQQGNFAGLLGKELRSSRNDIWLNYAIPIAQLREPIEDLLAGRSRPIVDPEMEKPLTPLTLKHAGLVLVPDVLDKTPPYVERIEKGSLAESAKLQPDDLILYADGTLIPSQKALIEKLSYMDRDDIVSLTVLRDGQLVELTLNELQ; encoded by the coding sequence ATGCAACGGAACGCGTTTGCCAAACTGGGACTACTGATCGTCGCGGCCTGTTGTGTCGCACTGCCTGTTGGCTCGCTCAACGCAGAATCGACCTTGCGAGAGGTTACCCAGGACGTCCAGCGGAAGATCGTCAAGATCTACGGGGCAGGGGGGCTGCGTGGGCTCGAGTCCTATCAGTCGGGCAGCCTGATTTCTCCGGAAGGACATATCCTGACGGCATGGAGCTACGTTCTCGATTCCAGCGTCATTACGATTGTGCTCGACGATGGCCGCCACTTCGTGGCGGAACTTTCCGCGGCCGATCCTCGCTTCGGCATTGCCCTGCTGAAGATCGATGCCCAGAACCTGCCTTATTTCAACCTCGACGAAGGGGTCTCGCCGCAAGCAGGCGATCGTATCCTTTCCTTTAGTAACCTGTTTGGTATCGCAGCGGGTGATGAAGCGGCCAGCGTTCTCAGCGGTTATGTTTCCGCCGTGACGCCCCTGGAAGCTCGCCGCAGTGCGTTTCCTTCCGCCTATCATGGCCCAGTGCTGATTGTCGACGCGATCGTCAACAACCCAGGTGCCGCCGGTGGCGTGCTGACTGATCAACAAGGCAACTTCGCCGGTCTGCTCGGCAAAGAACTCCGCAGCTCGCGAAACGACATCTGGCTGAACTATGCCATTCCGATTGCTCAGCTTCGCGAACCAATCGAAGACCTTCTGGCTGGCCGCTCGCGTCCGATCGTCGATCCAGAAATGGAAAAGCCGCTAACGCCGCTCACCTTGAAGCATGCCGGTTTGGTGCTGGTGCCCGATGTTCTCGACAAGACGCCACCTTACGTCGAACGCATCGAGAAAGGTTCGCTGGCGGAATCGGCCAAGCTGCAGCCTGACGACTTGATTTTGTACGCCGATGGAACGCTCATTCCGTCCCAGAAGGCGTTGATCGAAAAGCTTAGCTACATGGATCGGGACGACATCGTTTCTTTGACCGTTTTACGGGACGGACAACTGGTCGAACTCACTCTCAACGAATTGCAATAA
- a CDS encoding sugar phosphate isomerase/epimerase family protein, with product MEPWAIGVFASIDAGLGVNLDVAQELGIKTIQLHAPHQSSRTQEKVDAFKARLNELGITPTVVFGGFDGESYADIPTTQKTVGLVPPETRAARVAEMKEIADFANMLGCKCVGLHIGFIPHDTSDPQYGEVVAVAQELCDYSAKMGQNVHLETGQESADGLLQFIGDVGRENLKVNFDPANMILYGTGEPIEAVKKVGKYLGSVHCKDAKWAANPGQEWGQEVPLGEGDVGMEDYLRALKEVGYDGPLTIEREIPQEPERQKSEVGQAVTLLTGLKTKILG from the coding sequence GTGGAACCATGGGCCATTGGCGTATTCGCCAGTATCGATGCCGGACTTGGAGTAAACCTGGATGTGGCCCAGGAGTTGGGTATCAAAACGATCCAACTGCACGCTCCCCATCAATCGTCGCGTACCCAGGAAAAGGTCGACGCCTTCAAGGCTCGCTTGAATGAACTCGGCATCACGCCAACGGTCGTCTTCGGCGGCTTCGACGGCGAAAGCTACGCCGACATTCCTACCACGCAAAAGACGGTTGGCCTGGTGCCTCCAGAAACGCGTGCGGCTCGTGTCGCCGAGATGAAAGAGATCGCCGATTTCGCCAATATGCTCGGCTGCAAGTGCGTTGGCCTGCACATCGGTTTCATCCCGCACGACACCAGCGATCCACAGTACGGCGAAGTTGTCGCGGTGGCTCAAGAGCTGTGTGATTACTCGGCCAAGATGGGCCAGAATGTTCACCTGGAAACCGGACAGGAATCTGCCGATGGCCTGCTGCAGTTCATCGGTGATGTTGGTCGTGAGAACCTGAAGGTCAACTTCGACCCTGCCAACATGATTCTGTACGGGACCGGCGAGCCGATCGAAGCGGTTAAGAAGGTTGGTAAGTACCTCGGCAGTGTGCACTGCAAAGACGCCAAGTGGGCCGCCAACCCAGGCCAGGAATGGGGCCAGGAAGTGCCTCTGGGCGAAGGGGACGTTGGAATGGAAGATTATCTGCGTGCCCTGAAAGAAGTCGGCTACGATGGTCCTCTGACGATTGAACGCGAGATCCCACAGGAACCGGAGCGTCAAAAAAGCGAAGTCGGCCAGGCCGTCACTTTGCTCACCGGTCTGAAGACGAAGATCCTCGGCTAA
- a CDS encoding trypsin-like peptidase domain-containing protein, which produces MHRVTQLLICLTLASLPWLHAEAAEMDVVLKAEQARIDAVAKASASTISVFAGAAGGGSGVIISPDGYAVTNFHVADPAGNFMKCSMPEDGGKVYDAVIVGVDPVGDVAVIKLLGRDDFPAAEIVDSNSVQAGDWCFAVGNPFLLATDLQPTVTWGIVSGVHRYQYPAGTLLEYTDCIQTNAAINPGNSGGPLFNDKGQLIGINGRGSFEKRGRVNVGVGYAISINQVMNFLGYLKSGRIVDHATLGATVSTDTEGRVVVTNILSSSDAYRRGLRYGDEIVSFGNREITTVNGFKNILGIYPRGWSIPLSYRREGKRFDTVVRLAGVHSRRELLEKSGNAPIPPSPEESPAPKEGEEKEGDDKPNRPTKPPGHPGTEEAKPPEEWKHLHAEKTGYANYQFNEAHQQRLRKALDALGDWAQSGETWSMEYTLVDNDSGTIHIGPMTVEGKMAGVNHNLEMTGDLTQKLEPAGSGGLFLTLYTWKRLLKEKFETFGEVYYLGTAPRRDFDVQYDVLVGLYDALEIRAYFDQKTGQLMVLEMFPESDSDPCEIEFSDYRESDGYTLPHRMVVRFGDDPFDIVTIKKWTVAPKDNKPASEKGA; this is translated from the coding sequence ATGCATCGCGTTACCCAACTATTAATCTGCCTGACTCTCGCTTCGTTGCCTTGGCTGCATGCCGAGGCCGCCGAGATGGACGTCGTCCTGAAGGCCGAACAGGCTCGTATCGACGCCGTCGCCAAAGCTTCCGCTTCGACGATCTCGGTCTTCGCAGGTGCGGCAGGTGGCGGTAGTGGCGTGATCATCAGCCCCGATGGCTATGCGGTTACCAACTTTCACGTCGCCGATCCGGCTGGCAACTTCATGAAGTGCAGCATGCCGGAAGATGGCGGCAAGGTGTACGACGCCGTGATCGTCGGTGTCGATCCTGTCGGCGACGTTGCCGTGATCAAGCTACTCGGTCGAGACGACTTTCCCGCAGCCGAAATCGTCGATAGCAACTCCGTTCAAGCAGGCGACTGGTGCTTCGCCGTCGGCAACCCCTTTCTGCTGGCGACTGATCTGCAGCCAACGGTGACCTGGGGCATTGTCTCGGGCGTGCATCGTTACCAATACCCGGCCGGCACACTGCTGGAATACACCGACTGTATCCAGACCAATGCGGCCATCAATCCGGGCAACTCTGGCGGACCGCTGTTCAACGACAAGGGCCAACTCATCGGCATCAATGGCCGTGGTTCGTTTGAAAAACGTGGCCGCGTGAACGTCGGCGTCGGCTACGCCATCTCGATCAACCAAGTGATGAACTTCCTTGGTTATTTGAAGAGTGGCCGCATCGTCGACCATGCCACGCTGGGCGCGACCGTCAGCACCGACACCGAGGGCCGCGTCGTCGTCACGAACATTCTTTCCTCGTCCGATGCCTATCGACGCGGGCTCCGTTACGGTGACGAGATCGTTAGCTTCGGCAATCGCGAGATCACGACCGTCAACGGTTTCAAAAACATCCTGGGTATCTATCCACGAGGCTGGAGCATTCCGCTTTCGTACCGCCGCGAAGGAAAACGCTTCGATACGGTCGTTCGTCTGGCAGGCGTTCACTCTAGAAGGGAACTGCTCGAGAAGTCGGGCAACGCTCCGATTCCGCCAAGCCCGGAAGAATCTCCGGCTCCGAAGGAAGGCGAAGAGAAAGAGGGAGACGATAAGCCAAATCGTCCGACGAAGCCGCCCGGGCATCCTGGAACCGAAGAAGCGAAGCCGCCTGAAGAGTGGAAGCACCTGCACGCCGAAAAGACGGGCTACGCCAACTATCAGTTCAACGAAGCCCATCAGCAGCGATTACGCAAGGCGTTGGATGCTTTGGGCGATTGGGCCCAGTCTGGCGAGACCTGGTCGATGGAATATACGCTGGTCGATAACGACAGCGGCACCATCCACATCGGCCCGATGACCGTCGAAGGCAAGATGGCCGGGGTGAATCACAACCTGGAAATGACCGGCGACCTGACTCAGAAACTGGAACCTGCCGGTAGTGGCGGTTTGTTCCTGACGCTTTACACCTGGAAGCGTCTGCTGAAAGAAAAGTTCGAGACCTTCGGCGAAGTCTATTACCTGGGCACCGCACCACGACGTGATTTCGACGTGCAGTACGATGTTCTGGTCGGCCTGTACGATGCGTTGGAAATACGAGCCTACTTCGATCAGAAGACTGGCCAACTGATGGTGCTGGAGATGTTCCCGGAATCGGACTCCGATCCGTGCGAGATCGAGTTCAGCGACTACCGCGAATCGGATGGCTACACGTTGCCACATCGGATGGTCGTTCGCTTTGGCGACGATCCTTTCGATATCGTGACGATCAAGAAATGGACCGTCGCCCCGAAAGACAACAAGCCAGCCAGCGAGAAGGGGGCCTAA
- a CDS encoding BatA and WFA domain-containing protein, whose protein sequence is MLFVYPALAWAFALVSLPVLIHLINMMRHRRVKWAAMDFLMQSHRRMKHWVMLRQLLLLLTRMAAIALIVAMLAGLITTQSLSSVLSDQVTHHLILVDDTFSMQERLGGDTAFQSAVQTTNRIIENLANQDRPQRISVMLYSDILRGDAGTKAPNLEARMRVDMDSTSIAKLQELLANLTPTEQSIALPEVLQRTSEVVDQFEQSEAATVYVVSDFREKDWGSEATLLDPISRIEERATELNWINCARLPQDNLAITDVTIGNGTVVAGIPTIVKVSIRNFGQQSAVDVPVNIEMFGPKDGKTDISQAGNSLERLYDQLPITFDDIPPGDQVTRQTQVIFPTDGSHVLAFRLPEDPLPLDNQRFASTDVQANIPVLIVDGDPKLTSAFYLQSVFNPGPNVSTGVSPTTASNSFLTTAEAKDLEKFETIFIIDPPQFDERVIKTLKQYAEAGGGIVWYCGPGSSEIGLAELAAANLLPTSLEAADELPQNIPDGPSDFAPGDNPIFRVFAGEKNPFLRRLVVNNYFPVVPDFELSKPDEVQVLGSLRNGAPLVLEHPVGQGKVVTFLTSLGPQWNSWATNPSFIVMVLELRNYAGKGKFAAAAKPVGSPISVTAPSSDYRESVQFYTPGSTRLPTDRSESVTMQAIPGTLNSEATLAGIDSVTGRFITGSAGVYEAWMTKVDGSNEVRRYSLAPEIAESDLLGLTETDLRQLYPSVMFNYFAADAWQYDNAANQGTNWQSILLMLVIGALLLEQVLAFYASYHPVAPGATAA, encoded by the coding sequence ATGCTTTTCGTTTATCCAGCCCTGGCTTGGGCATTTGCCCTCGTTTCACTTCCCGTGTTGATCCACCTGATCAACATGATGCGGCACCGGCGCGTGAAGTGGGCGGCGATGGACTTCTTGATGCAGAGTCATCGCCGGATGAAACATTGGGTGATGCTGCGGCAGTTGCTGCTGCTGCTGACCCGCATGGCAGCGATCGCCCTGATTGTGGCGATGCTGGCTGGTCTGATCACCACGCAAAGCTTATCGAGCGTTCTCAGCGATCAAGTCACGCACCATCTGATTTTGGTCGATGACACGTTCTCGATGCAGGAACGACTGGGAGGCGACACCGCCTTTCAATCGGCCGTTCAAACCACCAACCGCATCATCGAGAACCTGGCCAACCAGGATCGGCCGCAACGCATTTCGGTGATGCTGTACTCCGACATTCTCCGCGGCGATGCCGGCACTAAGGCTCCGAACCTGGAAGCCCGGATGCGAGTCGACATGGACTCGACCAGCATTGCCAAGCTACAGGAATTACTGGCAAACCTGACACCGACCGAACAGTCGATCGCCTTGCCGGAAGTGCTCCAGCGAACCAGCGAAGTGGTCGACCAGTTCGAGCAATCGGAAGCGGCGACCGTTTACGTAGTATCTGACTTCCGCGAGAAAGACTGGGGCTCGGAAGCGACATTGCTCGATCCAATCTCGCGAATCGAAGAACGGGCCACCGAGCTGAACTGGATCAACTGTGCCCGGCTTCCTCAAGACAACCTTGCCATCACCGACGTCACCATCGGCAACGGAACCGTGGTCGCCGGTATCCCGACGATCGTGAAAGTTTCGATCCGCAACTTCGGCCAGCAATCGGCGGTCGACGTGCCGGTGAACATCGAAATGTTCGGCCCGAAAGATGGCAAGACCGACATCTCGCAGGCCGGCAACTCACTGGAACGTTTATACGATCAGCTTCCGATCACCTTCGACGACATTCCGCCGGGCGACCAGGTCACACGCCAGACTCAGGTCATCTTCCCAACCGATGGCTCGCACGTCCTCGCGTTCCGCCTGCCGGAAGATCCACTGCCGCTCGACAATCAGCGTTTTGCCTCGACCGATGTCCAGGCCAACATTCCCGTGCTGATCGTTGATGGCGATCCGAAACTGACCAGCGCGTTTTACTTGCAATCGGTCTTCAATCCTGGCCCGAACGTGTCGACTGGTGTCAGCCCAACAACCGCCAGCAACAGCTTTCTAACGACGGCCGAGGCGAAGGATCTCGAGAAGTTCGAGACGATCTTCATCATCGATCCGCCGCAGTTTGACGAACGTGTCATCAAAACGCTCAAGCAGTACGCCGAAGCAGGGGGTGGCATCGTTTGGTATTGCGGGCCTGGTTCCAGCGAGATTGGTTTGGCCGAACTGGCCGCAGCCAACTTGCTGCCGACCTCGCTGGAAGCTGCTGACGAACTTCCACAAAACATTCCAGACGGACCTTCCGATTTCGCCCCAGGCGACAATCCGATCTTCCGGGTCTTCGCCGGCGAGAAGAATCCCTTCCTGCGACGCCTGGTGGTGAATAACTACTTCCCGGTTGTCCCTGATTTCGAGCTATCCAAGCCTGACGAAGTTCAAGTCCTTGGCTCGCTCCGCAACGGTGCTCCGCTGGTTCTCGAACATCCGGTAGGCCAAGGCAAAGTGGTGACCTTCCTCACTTCGCTCGGTCCGCAGTGGAACAGTTGGGCGACCAACCCAAGCTTTATCGTGATGGTGCTCGAACTGCGGAACTACGCCGGGAAAGGGAAGTTCGCCGCGGCCGCCAAGCCTGTCGGTTCGCCGATCTCGGTGACCGCTCCTTCGTCCGACTACCGCGAATCGGTTCAGTTCTACACGCCCGGTTCGACTCGCTTGCCAACCGATCGCAGCGAGTCGGTCACGATGCAAGCCATCCCGGGCACACTCAACAGCGAGGCCACCCTGGCCGGCATTGATTCGGTCACCGGTCGTTTCATTACCGGTTCGGCCGGCGTGTACGAGGCCTGGATGACGAAGGTCGACGGATCGAACGAAGTCCGCCGTTACTCGCTCGCTCCAGAGATCGCCGAAAGCGATTTGCTGGGACTGACCGAAACCGACCTGCGACAGCTTTACCCATCGGTCATGTTCAACTACTTCGCCGCGGATGCCTGGCAGTATGACAATGCCGCCAACCAAGGTACCAACTGGCAATCGATCTTGCTGATGCTGGTGATCGGAGCGTTGCTCTTGGAACAAGTGCTGGCCTTTTACGCGAGTTACCATCCGGTGGCTCCAGGAGCGACCGCCGCGTGA
- a CDS encoding NPCBM/NEW2 domain-containing protein → MKTFCLIMLSLLAAPPAVEVQQLDGSKTEGNLVQMTADSISLGLADGTSSTLSTKDIINVVPTSPAPFEPQAPPVFDVSLADGSQLLIANLNISSRTADLKSPGGNKISLGKSAMKGIRFLHPEADASLADDDPFKQRWYEIVSEYTGADAIVLIREGDLTIQEVVIHGVSSKGVKIQLDDLTTTVDLSKLYGLLFYQRGARTFPSPLCLVELNDRSKLLARSVQLNNGHTQVTTLTGTEIPVAFDQITKLDFAAGNIQFLDEMKPARVTWTSVLQSGIAIDDFAMVYAPKMNTSFRGTTLTLEEDGEPVAYSRGMAVHATSELLYDLPTGFRQLQMRVGIDPASLGSCTAKLQIVGDQKILFEKEFSGDTQPEDIALNISGVRRMKIIVDAADGEDWGDVLHLCQARLIK, encoded by the coding sequence ATGAAGACGTTTTGCTTGATCATGCTCTCGCTCCTCGCCGCACCACCTGCGGTCGAGGTGCAGCAATTGGATGGATCCAAAACTGAAGGCAACCTGGTTCAGATGACGGCCGATTCCATTTCGTTGGGCTTGGCCGATGGAACTTCCAGCACGCTTTCAACCAAAGACATCATCAATGTGGTGCCCACTTCACCGGCGCCGTTCGAGCCGCAGGCGCCACCTGTCTTCGATGTTTCGCTGGCGGATGGCTCGCAGCTTCTGATTGCGAACCTGAACATTTCTTCTCGCACGGCCGATCTCAAATCGCCCGGCGGCAATAAGATCTCACTCGGCAAGAGTGCCATGAAAGGCATCCGCTTTCTGCACCCCGAAGCCGATGCCAGCCTGGCGGACGACGACCCTTTCAAGCAGCGGTGGTACGAGATCGTCAGCGAGTACACCGGAGCCGACGCAATCGTGCTGATACGCGAAGGGGACCTCACCATTCAGGAAGTGGTCATCCACGGCGTCTCTTCCAAAGGAGTGAAGATCCAACTCGACGACCTGACCACAACGGTCGATTTGTCGAAGCTGTACGGCCTGCTGTTCTATCAGCGTGGGGCACGGACGTTTCCATCGCCACTTTGCCTGGTCGAACTGAACGATCGCTCGAAGCTGTTGGCCCGTTCGGTCCAGCTCAACAACGGTCATACCCAGGTCACCACGCTGACCGGAACCGAAATCCCGGTCGCCTTCGACCAGATTACCAAGCTAGACTTTGCTGCTGGCAACATTCAATTCCTTGACGAAATGAAGCCGGCCCGCGTCACGTGGACTTCGGTTCTGCAGTCAGGCATCGCGATCGATGACTTCGCGATGGTATATGCTCCGAAGATGAACACCTCGTTCCGCGGCACGACGTTGACGCTGGAAGAGGATGGCGAGCCGGTCGCTTATTCCCGCGGCATGGCCGTCCACGCGACTTCGGAACTGCTGTACGACCTGCCAACCGGGTTCCGCCAGCTTCAGATGCGAGTCGGGATCGACCCGGCCAGCCTCGGTTCGTGCACGGCCAAGCTGCAGATCGTGGGCGACCAGAAGATTTTGTTCGAGAAAGAATTCTCCGGCGACACTCAGCCGGAAGACATTGCATTGAATATCTCAGGCGTTCGCCGAATGAAGATCATCGTCGATGCGGCAGATGGTGAAGATTGGGGCGACGTGCTGCACCTTTGCCAGGCACGCCTGATCAAGTAA
- a CDS encoding PDZ domain-containing protein: protein MSKSLSILTLAIVQSVCLVLAPLSAQEVNVAEQVAIKNAVDKVADSVVQIETVGGLVEGGGPLEGASRTSGTIISPDGFIISSYIGFIQQPSGILVTLPNGKRVAAKLIAKDTSRNLALLKVETEMELPVPETTERTELRPGQWAIALGKTFAADSPSVSVGIVSATHRVWGKAVQTDAKISPNNYGGPLIDIHGHVIGILTPLSPQDPGTTGGAEWYDSGIGFAVPLAEILQRVDTLKEGTDLKPGLLGINLKGNDIVADQAEIAAVRYNSPAQVAGIQEKDILVGANGLPIERQAQLKHILGVAYAGDTIDFKVKRGEETLDLSVTLAAELIPYDRPLLGVLLDRNQSDVAIVYHVFGDTAAATAGLKAGDQIVKYDDAEISTPLSLRTAVATAEPEVAHELVVLRDGKEETIEVTPKSVPSKFLSDAPPQTAAADAEAQEGVVTGESEFQLAEEKNAAKLFVPEIAKKLPSLGLVVLLNDAEFKFEPQRDSWKEEAEAFGFAVLEVSPANDSRWTRPEASVVRKMIDRVRDNYPIDANRTIVLGGKSGGALALIHGFENRDVQNGSVAIEAGIPRGTNIPDNEPLDQLEIVFMAAAESDSAKALKSQVEALQKMKYPVIESELTSKEATKLSPAEIKMLANWLNTLDRI, encoded by the coding sequence ATGTCGAAGTCGCTCTCCATCCTGACACTCGCAATCGTGCAAAGCGTTTGCCTGGTTCTCGCTCCGCTGTCCGCTCAGGAAGTGAATGTCGCGGAACAGGTCGCCATTAAAAACGCCGTCGATAAGGTCGCCGATAGCGTCGTCCAGATCGAAACGGTTGGCGGCCTGGTCGAAGGTGGCGGACCGCTGGAAGGTGCCAGCCGAACCAGCGGCACGATCATCTCGCCCGACGGCTTTATCATTTCGAGCTACATCGGGTTCATCCAGCAGCCCAGCGGCATCCTGGTGACGTTGCCCAATGGCAAACGCGTCGCCGCGAAACTGATCGCAAAAGACACCAGTCGGAACCTCGCCTTGCTAAAGGTCGAGACCGAAATGGAACTGCCAGTGCCTGAAACGACCGAACGTACCGAGTTGCGGCCAGGGCAATGGGCGATTGCTTTAGGCAAAACGTTCGCCGCCGATTCTCCCTCGGTCTCGGTCGGGATCGTCAGCGCCACCCATCGCGTGTGGGGCAAGGCGGTGCAGACCGATGCCAAAATCTCGCCGAATAACTATGGCGGTCCGCTGATCGATATTCATGGCCACGTGATCGGTATCCTGACGCCTCTTTCCCCGCAAGATCCTGGCACCACTGGCGGCGCAGAATGGTACGACTCCGGGATTGGCTTTGCGGTCCCGCTGGCCGAAATTCTGCAGCGTGTCGACACGCTGAAAGAAGGCACCGACCTGAAACCAGGCCTGCTGGGGATCAACCTGAAAGGGAACGACATCGTCGCCGATCAGGCCGAGATCGCGGCGGTTCGCTACAACAGCCCTGCTCAGGTCGCTGGTATTCAAGAGAAAGACATTCTGGTCGGTGCGAACGGCCTTCCAATCGAACGTCAGGCTCAACTGAAACACATTCTGGGCGTAGCGTATGCAGGCGATACGATCGACTTCAAAGTGAAACGTGGCGAAGAAACGCTCGACCTGAGCGTGACCTTGGCAGCCGAACTGATTCCCTACGATCGCCCGCTGCTAGGTGTGCTGCTCGATCGCAATCAAAGTGACGTTGCCATCGTTTACCATGTGTTCGGCGACACGGCAGCAGCGACCGCCGGACTGAAGGCTGGCGATCAGATTGTGAAGTACGACGATGCCGAGATCTCGACACCACTCTCGCTTCGGACGGCAGTCGCCACGGCCGAACCCGAAGTCGCCCACGAGTTGGTCGTTCTGCGGGATGGCAAGGAAGAAACAATCGAGGTGACTCCCAAGAGTGTGCCGTCGAAATTCTTAAGCGACGCTCCGCCCCAAACGGCCGCCGCAGATGCCGAGGCCCAGGAAGGGGTGGTCACCGGGGAAAGCGAATTCCAACTCGCCGAAGAAAAGAATGCCGCCAAGCTATTTGTGCCTGAGATCGCCAAGAAGCTCCCTTCGCTAGGCCTGGTTGTGCTGCTGAACGATGCCGAGTTCAAATTCGAGCCGCAGCGAGACAGTTGGAAGGAAGAAGCCGAGGCGTTTGGTTTCGCCGTCCTCGAGGTTTCGCCTGCCAACGACTCGCGTTGGACGCGCCCGGAAGCTTCGGTTGTTCGCAAGATGATTGATCGGGTGCGAGACAACTACCCAATCGACGCCAACCGCACGATTGTTCTGGGTGGCAAGTCCGGCGGGGCCTTGGCCCTGATTCATGGCTTCGAGAACCGCGACGTGCAGAACGGTTCGGTCGCCATCGAAGCTGGCATTCCACGCGGCACCAACATTCCAGACAACGAACCGCTCGACCAACTGGAAATCGTCTTCATGGCAGCAGCCGAATCTGATTCTGCCAAGGCCTTGAAGAGCCAAGTCGAAGCTCTGCAGAAGATGAAGTACCCGGTCATCGAGTCAGAACTGACCAGCAAAGAAGCTACCAAGCTCTCGCCGGCCGAAATCAAGATGCTGGCCAACTGGCTGAACACGCTCGATCGTATCTAA